One region of Prosthecobacter dejongeii genomic DNA includes:
- a CDS encoding sugar phosphate isomerase/epimerase family protein — protein MRRLCIHTITTKPWTTEECISRYAAAGVGGITFWRYNLEGRNPAEVGRQAREAGLDIVSLCRGGFFPSASAEGRRKAIDDNRRCIEEAQALGAPLIVLVCGAVPGQSLEESRKQIADGIEAILPDAEAAGVKLGIEPLHPMYADDRSAVNTMRQANDICDALGSPEMLGIAADVYHIWWDPELKHQIEFTAAQKRLFAFHICDWKTPTMDFLNDRGLMGEGCIPIRQISDWVDATGYKGTREVEIFSNRYWAMDQDEWLKKITEAYHQLYV, from the coding sequence ATGCGCCGACTTTGCATCCACACCATCACCACCAAGCCCTGGACCACCGAAGAGTGCATCTCCCGCTATGCCGCGGCAGGTGTGGGGGGGATCACCTTTTGGCGCTACAATTTGGAGGGTCGGAATCCTGCCGAAGTGGGCCGACAGGCGCGTGAAGCAGGGCTGGACATCGTCAGCCTTTGCCGAGGAGGTTTCTTTCCATCGGCTTCTGCAGAGGGTCGCCGAAAAGCCATTGATGACAATCGCCGCTGCATCGAGGAAGCCCAAGCGCTTGGGGCACCCCTGATCGTTCTGGTGTGTGGGGCCGTTCCAGGTCAGTCATTGGAAGAATCCAGGAAACAGATTGCGGATGGCATTGAGGCGATCTTGCCTGATGCCGAGGCAGCAGGGGTCAAACTGGGTATTGAACCGCTGCATCCCATGTATGCCGATGATCGCAGTGCCGTGAACACAATGCGCCAGGCCAATGACATCTGCGATGCCCTGGGCTCACCTGAGATGCTAGGCATCGCCGCAGATGTGTATCACATCTGGTGGGACCCTGAATTGAAGCACCAGATCGAATTCACTGCCGCACAGAAGCGCCTTTTTGCCTTCCATATCTGCGACTGGAAAACACCCACGATGGATTTCCTCAATGACCGTGGTCTCATGGGCGAAGGCTGCATTCCCATCCGCCAAATTTCGGACTGGGTGGATGCTACGGGATATAAGGGAACGCGTGAGGTCGAAATATTTTCCAACCGTTACTGGGCCATGGATCAAGACGAATGGCTGAAGAAAATCACGGAGGCCTATCATCAACTTTACGTGTGA